The genomic window TGCTGGTGTCAATCTCATTACCTGTAAGGCGCTTGCCATCCGGGGCTTCCTCACCAATCAGCAGTGGGCTCGGATCCAGGATGTACTTCTGGCTTTGCTCACCAGTCTTGTTACTTGCACACGCCACTAGTGGCTTGGCGGGATCGTCGGTGCCTTGAAGCGGATCCGGCTCATCGTTGCACTGAAGCAGCGCACTGGCTGCGAGCTGCGCATTTGGATCGGTGGACTGGCGATCTTTCTTCAGCACCTCAATGACTTTGTTGCGCAGTTCTTCAGACTCAATAGAGTTTTTCGGCTCTTTTGGTTCTTGAGCGCTGACCTTCGGGACAGTGACATCCTCAGGCTTCTTCCCATCCGCTTGGGCAATGCCTTCGAGAGTCTTCTTGATGGCCTCGTTGGCTTGATCAGGACTGAGCACTCCAACTTCCACCCAGCGATTCGCCATGGCCACGATGTCCTCGTTGAGTGTGTCCATGTTTGGTGGCTGCGGTTGGGCCACGGGACGGAAAAGCAGCTGGGAGGTCTGTCCGAGTGCTCGCGCCCGAGCAGTGTCATCGCCAGGAACGGTGATAACGAGCGTTTTGCCATCCGCAACTACCGTGGCTCCGGTAACGCCCATGCCATTGACGCGCTGCTCCAAAATGTTTCGAGCTTGCGCTAGCTGTTCGTCGCTAGGATCCTGCCCCTGGGGAACGAGAGTCACACGGGTTCCACCTTGGAGGTCGATGCCGAGATTTGGCTGAGCGCTTCCATCTCCCGTGAAGAATACGAGTGCGTAAATGAGGGCAACGATGGCGATGAACATTCCGATGGCTCGCTTCGGCCATGTTTTCCATCGCGATCCCGCACGTTGTTGGGTAGGCAATGCGTTTGCTCCTTGCTCTTGCTTCAATGATGGCGCCTTCAGATGATGGCTTCGCTACATCCGGCGCTATCCCACCGGCTCATCCTACGACATAGGCGCGACTCACCCCCTATTGAGATATGCGAAAAGGCACGCGCGATTTATTCCGAGCGTGCCTTCAAAGGGTGAAAAGAGCAGAGTTATTCGGCTTGCTCTTGGCTAGCAGCCTCAGTGATTCGTTGCTCCTCGCTCACGTTGCGAAGTACCGCAGACTTTTCCCAAACGACAGTTTGCCCCGGTGAGACTTCCAGGTCCACGGTGTTCTCCTCAATGCCGCGTACAACCGCGTGCAAACCGGCGTTGGTGATGATGTGATCTCCGATAACCAGCTCATCCTGTACCCGTTGGATTTTTGCCATTGCTTGGCGCTGTCGACGCTGCATTAACAGCGTTGGCAGCACGAGAACAAGAAGCAGAGCGATAAAGAGTAGCGTATTCATAACGGTCTAGTGTGCCAGAGACTCAAAATTCGAGCATGCCCAGTGCCCCCTCGGGCGGTTGGAGGCCCAAGTGGTGCCAGGCAGCAGCAGTAGCCACACGTCCTCGGCCCGTCCTTGCAACCATTCCGGCCCGCACCAAATACGGCTCACACACCTCTTCTACTGTCGAAGGTTCCTCACCCACTGCGATAGCTAGTGTGCTCACGCCGACGGGCCCGCCGCCGTGCCCGCGGATCAGCGCGTCGAGCACAGCGCGGTCGAGACGATCAAGCCCCTTTTCGTCCACGTCGAATACCAACAGGGCCGCCTTCGCCGCCCCGAGGTCAATACTGCCGTCTGCGTGCACTTCAGCGAAGTCGCGGACTCTGCGCAGCAAGCGGTTGGCGATACGCGGTGTCCCCCTTGAGCGCGAGGCAATCTCCATGGCCGCATCGTGGGCGATGGTAACTCCGAGAATTTTCGCCGCACGAAGCACCACCTTGGTCAGATCCTCGGTGCTATAGAACTCCATCTGCGCAGTGAAGCCGAATCGGTCACGCAGCGGACCGGTAAGCATACCGGATCGGGTCGTCGCACCTACGAGGGTGAATGGAGCTAGCTCGAGGGGAATAGAAGTAGCACCCGGCCCTTTGCCAACAATAACGTCGACCCGGAAATCTTCCATGGCCATGTAGAGCATTTCCTCGGCTGGGCGCGCCATCCGGTGAATCTCGTCGATGAAGAGAACATCGCCCTCCATGAGATTCGACAGCATCGCTGCAAGATCACCTGCTCGTTCCAGCGCCGGACCTGAAGTCATTCTCAAACTGGTGCCGAGCTCGTATGCGATGATCATCGCCATGGTGGTTTTGCCGAGGCCAGGTGGGCCAGAAAGCAGAACGTGGTCTGGGGTGACGCCGCGTTGTTTCGCGCCACCAAGAACGAGGTTGAGCTGGTTACGCACCTTGGGCTGGCCAATGAATTCCTCGATGCTGCGCGGTCTCAGCGCTCGTTCCGCATCGCGTTCCCCTTCACGCTGAGTGGGTTCAACCGCGTCGCGCTCCTGTGAGGCGGGCTGCTGAATGTTGAATTCTGTCTTTTCAATGTTCGCCATGTTCACTCAATTTCCCTTGACGTAACTCCTGCTGTTTATTGTTTCGCTCACTGCGGATCAGCGATTACCTAGCGCATTGAGCGTTGCGTGGAGCGCCTTAGATGCATCGAGTTCGGGCGATTCAGACAGTACCGCTGCGAGCACCGGTGCTGCGACTTTCTCTGAGAATCCGAGGCCAAGCAGTGCCTCCAGTACGGGTTCTTCCACCGCAGGATTGGTAGCAGAAGGCGCAGGTGCGCTTGCCACTTCAACGTGGCCAAGCTCGGGCACTTTATCTTTGAGGTCCACAATCATGCGTTCCGCCACCCGCTTGCCCACGCCCGGAATTTTTTGCAGCTTTTTCGCATCGCCTTGGCGAATCGCCTGAGCAAGTTCGGAGCTGTCGTACACGGCTTGCGCCGCCAGCGCGAGGCGCGGCCCCAGACCGGAGACGGTCTGAAGCAATGCGAACATCGATTTCGCCTCTTGATCGGGAAAACCGTAGAGCGTATGGCTATCTTCGCGGATGACCTGCGCGGTGATGATGGTGGCCTCTTCTCCCCGCCTCAGCGAGCCTAGGGTCCTTGGGCTGCAGAGCACTTCGTAGCCAACGCCCGCGCACTCAATAACGGCGCGATCAAGTGCGATGTCGGCGACGGTGCCGCGGAGAAATGCAATCACAATAGGTGTTCCTTAGGATCTTGGGAAATTACTTCAACGTGTTGGAGCGCAGGCGTTGCTCATAGCCGAGAGTAGATGCGCGCCAGCAGTGGCACACGCCAAGGGCGAGGGCGTCGGCAGCGTCAGCGGGCTTTGGCGCTTCACTCAGCCCCAGAATTCGGGTGATCATGGCGGTCATCTGCTTCTTATCTGCACGCCCATTGCCTGTCACGGCCTTTTTTACTTCACTGGGGGTGTACATGTGCACCTCGATTCCGCGCTGCGCTGCGGCGAGCATCAAAACGCCTACGCCGTGTGCGGTGTGCATGACAGTGGACACGTTGCCCCGTTCGAAGATTCTTTCCAGCGCAACAACTTCCGGCTGATATTCATCCATCCAGTCATTGACCGCCTGGCTCAGTTCCAACAATCGCTGCGTCAGGGCCGCCCCTACGGGCGTGCGAACCACACCAACAGCCACTGGGATCACTTGCCTACCCTGGCCAGCATCGACGACCGACAAGCCACAACGGGTGAGACCGGGATCAATTCCCATGACGCGAAGCCCTGCTGGCATAACTCTCCTTGGAGTGCGGTGCTATGAACAGTTCCAAAATTAGCACAAACATACGAAAGAGCCGGCACGTATCGTGCCGGCCAGTCAAGTGAAAGCGCCTACTCTGCCTCGAGTTCTGCGAGGACTTCGTCGCTCAAGCTGATATTGGTGTACACGTTTTGCACGTCATCAGATTCCTCGAGTGCGTCGATGAGCCTGAAGATCTTCCGCGCGTCATTAGCGTTGAGTTCTACTTCAACAGAAGCCCGGAAATCTTGATCTGCCTCATCAACTTCAATGCCGCCGTCAGCCAGTGCCTGCTTCACTGCCACCATGTCACCGGGAGCGGAAAGGATCTCAAACTTTTCACCCACCTCGTTGACTTCCTCTGCACCGGCGTCGAGCACAGCCATGAGCACGTCGTCTTCGCTTTGATCTCCCTTTTCAACGAGCACTACGCCACGGCGGGTAAAGAGATAGGATACGGCACCGTTTTCTGCCATGTTGCCGCCGTTTTTGGTCATGCGGGTACGCACCTCGCTGGCGGCGCGGTTGCGGTTGTCCGTGAGACATTCGATCATCACAGCGACGCCGTTGGGGCCGTAGCCTTCGTAGAAGATCGTCTGCCAGTCGGCACCGCCGGCTTCTTCGCCGGATCCACGCTTGCGAGCACGTTCAATGTTGTCATTGGGAACAGAGGCCTTCTTGGCCTTCTTGATCATGTCATCCAAAGTGGGGTTGGCCGCTGGGTCGCCACCGCCAGTGCGAGCCGCAACTTCGATATTTTTAATCAGCTTGGCAAATTCCTTGCCACGCTTCGCATCATTGGCGGCCTTCTTGTGCTTGGTGGTTGCCCATTTTGAGTGGCCTGACATTGGATCCCTCTCTTAGACTTCGTTTAACCTGCGCCATTATACGGCAGGGCGTGGCGTCCGACCCTACTCCCCCGCCCGGCGGGTTCTCGGGGTGCACGCTGGGCGTCGAAAAGCGGGGATCTAGCCCGCTTCAAGGCCGCTGATCGGAATTTCTGCTTTCCCCTCGGCTCGCGTTCGCGTGAGACCTTCTTGAGTCGTTACTGCCACCAGGTCACCTTGTTGATTGAAAATCCGCCCGTGCGTCAGGGCTCTTCCGGCATGCGCCGAGGGTGAGATCTGGTCATAGAGTAACCATTCATCAGCTCGGAACGGCCGCAAAAACCACATGGCATGATCCAAAGAAGCCATCTGGACCGGATGATGGGGGTGCGGCACGAGGGATGAGTGCAGCAAGGTCATGTCCGACATATACGCCAAGGTGCACACGTGGAAGGTGGGATCGTCGGGCAGTGGCGTCTTCGATTTGAGCCACACAACCTGCTGGCTGGCGGTAAAAGGATTGTGCTGGAAGTCTTCCGCAGCCACCCTGCGAATGTCCCAATCGCTCCATTCCTCCAGCATCACCCGTGCACTCTTGGGGATCTGATCAACGTCCAATCGCACCTGCTCGGGAGGCGGCACTTTGCGCATCCGATCGGAGTGTTCAATGCCTTGATCGTCCTGACGATGAAAACTCGCCTGCATGATAAAAATCGGCTCGCCGGCTTGGATCGCGGTCACTTGGCGCGAGCTGAAGCTTCTGCCGTCGCGAACCCGATCCACCAAAAACGTGGTGGGCTTCGCCGCATCCCCGGGGGCTACGAAGTAACCATGCAGCGAGTGCACAGCCTTATCATTAATGGTTTTGGTTGCAGCAACGAGCGCTTGAGCAGCCACCTGGCCACCAAAGGTTCGCTTGAACTTTGAAGGAACGACTTGTCCACGAAAAATATCGCGGTCGATAGTTTCAAGGTCTAGCACGTCAAAGATCACGCTCATGAGTGCAAAGCTTATCCAATCGGATGGGAGCGTTCGCCGAAAATGCATAGAATCGAACGAGTGCAACAACTTTCCGCTGGTCGATGGTGGCTCATTTGGGCGTTCACTCGGGCGATTATCGTTCTTCGAGCGCTACAACATCCCTGGACGCAGGGTGACCCAAAGTATTACTTCGCCGAGTTGAGCACCGAGTCTTCCACAGCGCTCCAAGAATACCCTTCGGTTGCAGTGTGGCCGCTGCGTCTGGTCTTTTGGCTGAGTCAATCTAATGAGGCCGCGTTCATCGTATTGTTCAGCGTTCTGTGCTTGCTTTTCGACGCCACGTTTTTCGCCATCCTCCGCCGCCACCACGCACCAATGCTAGCTTTGGGCTTCTGGTGCGCGATGGGTGTGTTGATGCCTGAGATGTTGCTCTGGCGATTCGACATCATTCCCGGGGTGCTCGTCGGTCTTGCTGCGCTGTATTTGCACCACCACCGAAGCCAGGTGCTACTCGCTACCGCAGCCATGATGAAGCTTTGGCCTTTCGCTTTGGCCCCCGCGATCGCGGGCAGGCTGCATGCGCGAAAGACCTGGCGCAATGTTGCGGTTTACGGCACGAGCATCGCCATGCTCGGTGGCCTCACCGTCGCCCTGGGCGGCATCGAGAGGCTGCTCAGTCCTCTCAGCTATCAAGGCGCCCGGGGCGTACAGATCGAGTCACTGGCGGCGACGCCGCTGATGTTTGCGGCAATCATCGCCCCTGACCGCTATTCGGTGAAATACGCGGCGTCGAAAAGCTTTGAAATCACAGGTCCCGGCGCCGCCGTCATGCAGCATGCTTCGTCACTGCTGATGCTGGGATGCGCGCTGTTAGTGCTGATTTGGCTGGGACGAGCGCTGCTTCGCGGCCCCTTACCTAGGGAGCTGAATGTGGCATGGATGCTGCTAGTGCTGTTGGTGCTACTAGGTGCCAACAAGGTGTTTTCGCCCCAATACCTCTGGTGGTTGGCGCCGCTTCTCGCGGTGGCACTCATGCTGCGCCCTGATGGCCTGCCACGAATGATGACCTGGTTGTGCCTGCTCTGCGCACTTTGCACTTCCCTGGTATATCCCACGTGGTATCACCAAATTGATCATGTCCCATTTGATGGTTTGCCCGGCGCGATCGCTTTGGTAACACGCAACGTTCTCCTAGTGATTTTGATGGTGCCAAGTGCCATGTGGGTGCTTCGTGAGCATCGCGCTGCTCTTCCCGCCTACAAGGCCATTGACAAAACGCTGAATTGAACAATGTTTAGCCTGCTAGACTACCTCTAGTGAGCTTATACAGTGTAAAGATGCGCGCGAGCCGAAGAAGCCAGCACACCTCCGGCGCGGAGAGCATGTGCGAAGATCTCCAACAGGCGCAAGACCTTGCTAGCAGCTTTGTCCAACGTGCCATCACACACCCCCATGGCGAACCTGACGACATTCACGTTCACATCCGCGCAATTGAAACACCCGTGCTGCGGGTTCCAAGTCTTCGCGTTGAAGAGGTGGCCTGCGCAAACCCACAGCAGGCGCGCACCTGGATGCTAGAGGCACTGAAAGATGTGCCAGCGGCACAGCAGACCATTGAGTTGCTGTATTCAGTGCGAAGGATGCGTGGCGCAGCCCTCGTAGAGGCCAGCGATGCCCGGCGTTACGAGCCGGATGCTCAACGCGGCGTGCGCGCATCCACTTTTGGCGTTGCGGCTTCAAACGCTGGAGTCCCGGATACAGCTCCCCAGAACGATCCGAGCAAGCAATACCATTCCGAGGCTTTGGTTTTGGCTTCGAAGGTGGCCTCCTGCCCGCACATCGTTGCAGAACTGTGCATTTCGGATGATCCCGACTACACCACTGGCTACCTCGCGATGCAGGGAACCTATTACCGCATTCACAACATCAAGGCGAAAGGCAGTGAAGCCGGCGGACGGGTATTCATTTTTCGTGGAAGCCAAGCGGCTCATGCGCGCGCTGAAGAAATCATCCAATTTCTCGAGCATCAGGCGGTGATCGTGGAATGACCGAACGGGGTTCATTGGAGCGTTTCGCTCGCACTGCCAATGCAGCTTGGCGGGATCGAGATTTGGAGCGCCAAGCACGCAGGTTCACCAGCACCGAGGTGCACAGCATTATCGAAGGCCGCAAGCTTTGGCAATTTGCCACCGCCGATTACGCCGGGCTTGGCATGCACCCGAAAGTAATTGATGCGGCTAAGCAAGCGTTACAAAGCTATGGCACATCCTCCGGTGGATCCAGGCTCACGACCGGACTCAACCTGCATCTTGAAGCCGAGGCCGCACTCGCGAATTACTTCCAAAGCGAGGCTGCGGTCCTCTTTCCCACTGGCTTCCAAACCAATGTCTCTGTGCTTCAGGCACTGAGCACGTCGGACATGCACATTATCTCCGATGAACTCAACCACGCATCGATTATTGACGGTGCCCGCATGTCCAAGGCACACACTCTGGTGATGCCACACGTGGACTATCAGGCTCTTGACAAGATGCTCGACGGCCTCGAAGGCCAAGCCATCGTGGTGTCGGACGCAGTCTTTTCCATGACTGGCGAGGCCATTGATCTGGCGTCCCTGCGCTCAGTTTGCGCACGCCACGATGCCTGGCTTGTGCTTGACGACGCCCACGGGGTCGCCTCCATCGGCGGAGGCAAGGGCATCCGTGGCTGTGCAGCGGGTGCCTACTCTAATGAAATCGTGGTGGGCACGGCCAGCAAAGCGCTCGGTGGCATCGGTGGATTCGTGCTGTGCTCGGAGCCAGTGGCCCATCTACTGCGCAATCGAGCACGCAGCTTCGTGTTTTCCACCGCCAATACGCCAGCAAGTACCGCAGCAATCATCGCTGCCATTGAGGTATTGGAATCCGATCCACGGCCAATGGCGGCGCTGGAGGCGAATATCCACGCAGCCTACGAGCACTTGCCCATCGCAGCACCGAAAATCCCGACGGCCATCGTGCCGATCGTTGTTGGCGAGACACAACTGGCTCTGCAGCTCCATCAGCAACTATTGGAATCAGGATTTTTCATTCCAGCAATCCGCTACCCAACGGTTCCGGAGGACAAGGCCATGCTTCGCATGACGCTCAGCGCGCGGCATCCCCGTGACGTTGTGATTTCGGCTTGCCAGACAATCTCCAAGCTCTTGAATTCCTATCCCAGGCGCCCCTAAAGCTCGCTATATTCGAAGAACTCGGGCAAGGCTGCGGCGCCGCCCAGACGCGTCAAGCGAATCAGGGGGCGCATACGAAGCGCCCGTGTATCTGCCACCGCGTCGTTATAGAAACGGTGCGCTAGTTGGAGTCGCACCTGGGCATCTGCCAGGGGAAGCGGCACATCGGATCCCAACTCTGCAATGCCAGCAGAGATTGCGCGCTCTTTCTCGATGCGCTGAGCAAAGGTGGCATACACCAGCGGCACGGCTTGGGCTTCGCTCGCGGCGCGTGTGAGATCCGGAAGCATGACCGCGGCAATGGCTGCACGCCGATCCAGAGCGCTTTGCAGTGAAGCCAAGGCAGCATCAGTGCGAATGTGCAAACGGTGGAGGCGCTGCGCAGTGAAGTATGCCCAAAGCACCGCAGCGCTGATCGCGACGGTCAATAGGACAACTAGTGCAGTGTGCATGCCGCTTTAGGCCTCCACTTTTGTTCCGTCGGCAACAGTTTCGTAGACACGTAGCACCGCGTCGGCAACGCTGTCCCAGTCGTAAAGCTCCGCCCGTTCCTGGCCACGGCTGGCCAATTCCTTGCGCTGCTTCGGACGATCGATTAGATGTTGCAGCACCGCGCGAAGCCCGTCCGGATCACCCGTGGGAAATAATGCTCCTGCGGGGTGTTCAGCTTCCGCGTCGCAGACAGCGGCAAACGCCTCAAGGTCACTCGCGACGACAGCAGCTCCCGCAGCCATCGCTTCAACGAGCACGATGCCAAAGCTTTCGCCTCCCAAGTTCGGCGCCACGTAAATGTCAGCACGTCCAAGTATCTCGGCCTTCTCCTCATCGCTTACCCTGCCCAAGTAATCGACCATGGGGTGCTTACGTGGGGTGCCCGCACCGATCACGCTGACGTGCACATCGCGGTCGATGCCATCGAGGGCTTTGAGCAGCACCGCCAATCCTTTACGGGATTCGTCGATACGCCCAAGGAAGACGATCTCTATTGGCCTGTCACCTGTATTACTACTCCGATCGCTACTGTGCTGCGCAAAGGTGTGGGTAGCCACGCCGTTAGGGATCAACACCGGATCACCACCGAGCATCTCTACCTGCCAGCGCCGGGCCATCTCCGACACCGCGATGCCGCCGCGGATTTTCTCCAATGGGCCTTTGAGCACCGGCAAAAGCAGTTTCAGCAACCGAGACTTTGTTGTGGAAGCGTGATAGGTGGCAACGATAGGACCGCGCGCCATGCGCAGCGCCGCCATGGAGAAGCTGGGGGAATTCGGTTCGTGAATATGCAATACATCAAAGTCACCGTCGCGGATGAACTGCTTGGTGCGACGCAACAGAGACGGGCCGACCGCAATCCTTGCAACACTGCCGTTATAGGGAACTGGAATACTGCGGCCACCCTTGCACACGAATGCGGGAACATCGGTGTTCGGGGAGCAAGGACCTAGAACCCGTACCGTGTGACCGCGGCGAATGAGTTCCTCCGCAAGATCAATGATGTGTGCTTGGACTCCGCCCGGTTCATCGAAAGAGTAGGGACACACTATGCCGATCTTCATCACATTTCGCCCCTGTTCCTCGTTCGACTACCACCAATGCGTTAGGCTCACGCCAATAACGGCAGTGTAGCCCACTTGCATCACCGCTATTCCTTTAAGCCTTCAAGGTAGCGCTGCATATCAAGGTCACTCAGCCACAGCGGCTGCAGCATGTGCCAATCCGCGGGGTGGCGGGCAATGCCTTCGGCTAACGCATCGGCTACGTGTTGAACCGTCGTGCGCAGGTCGCTGACGGAGATCGCCTCACCCACCTCGATACCCCAGCCATCGGAAGTAAAAGAGAGATGCACCGGATGTAATGCAGCACCGGTTTCGATGGCAAGTTTGGCCGGCCCAGCAGGCATCCGGGTAGTTTCACCGAAGAATTGCACTTCCACGCCACTTCGTGTGAGGTCACGTTCGCCCAATAGGCACACGATTCCCCCCTCATTCAATGTGGCTTTGAGCCGTCCGAAAGGCTTATCCGCCCCAGTCAAGGGCAACACTTTGAATCCGAGCCCCTCACGATAATCCACGAAGGCTTCATACAGCACCTCCGGCTTGAGGCGTTCAGCCACAGTACTGAACGTGCCTTTGAGGTGCACTAGCAGCACCCCGGCCATGTCCCAGTTGCCGCTATGGGTGGTTACCAACACCACGCCTTTGCCCTTGTCCAGCGAAGCTTCAAGGCGTTCTAGCCCACGCGCGCTACTTTCGAGCTTGGCGTGGAGTGCTGGGTCTGAAGCCAAGGCGGGCAGTTGGAAAGCTTCGCGCCAGTAGCGTGCATAAGAGCGAGCGGCTTTTCGGATCAACGCATCATTCACCTCGGTAACTCGGGCGAGGTTCTTGCGCAGTTGTGGCAACCCCCTCCCCCGGCGCGACCAGCAATCCGCTGCAAGATTGAAACAGGCATCTGCAAGCCTGGGTGGCATGCGCCGCACTAGCTTCCATCCACCCAGATATGCTCGCGCCACCAATTGCTGGCGGACACTCATGGGTGCTCCTTCGCGCCCATGGGCGCGGCGATGATGTCCTTGGCGTGGCGAGAGTGCTTCACCATATGGAGCCGCTGCCACACCGTGAAGACGCTGCCAGCCAGCAACAACCAGATTGCTGCGTCCACGGCATAGGGAACACCGAGGCCTTGCAAACCTATGCCGACAAGCCCGATGATCAGGCGTTCCGGACGCTCCACCAGACCGCCGTTGACCTTGAAGCCCGACGCTTCGGCACGAGCTTTGATATACGAAATCACCTGTGAACACACCAGCACCACCATGGACGCAGCGACCAGCGTCTGCGAGGCGTCATAGGAGTAGATCAGCCACCAGGTAATCGCGGCAAAAAGTGCGCCGTCGGTGAGCCTGTCGCAGGTAGCGTCGAGGGTGGCCCCGTATTTGGTGCCGCCGCCGCGCAAACGCGCCATTGTCCCATCAACCATGTCAAATGCCGCGAAGATGCCCGACCACACAGCGGCGGCGAACAAATGCCCCGTGGGGATAAGCACTACGGCAATACCGATGGTGATGGCGGCCCCCAGGGTGGTCACGGCATTTGGCGAGATACCGGCCTTAGCGAAGAGTTTTGCCACGGGCTCCACGATCACGGCGGCAGGCTTTCGCCCCTTAACACTGAGCATGAGCTTCTCCTGGAAGTTCTGGCATCTCATTCCACGTGGCAGCAAGCAGGTCCCGGGTGTCGCGCAGCAATTGTGGCAGCACCTTGGTGCCGTCGATGATCGTCATGAAGTTCGAATCGCCGCTCCACCGAGGCACGATGTGCATGTGCAGGTGTTCGGCAACCGAGCCCCCAGAAGCCTTGCCTAGATTGAAACCAACGTTGATGGCATCTGGGCTGGATGCCCGTTTGAGCACTTTAATGGCTGCCTGAGCAAAGGCGAAGAGTTCCTGCGATTCCTCCGCGCTGAGATCCTCAAGGTTCGGCTCCTGGCGATACGGCACCACCATCATGTGGCCAGCGTTATAAGGAAATAAATTCAACACGCAGTACACCAATGCCCCTCGGGCGACGATGAGCCCGGTGGCGTCGTCAAGCTTGGGAATTTCAAGGAATGGATTGGTCTTGGCCTTGGGATTTTCGCGGCCGTCCTGGCGAATGTAGCCCATGCGGTACGGTGCCCAAAGCCGCTCGAGTCTGTCGGGAATGCCTACTCCCTGGTCCCGATACTCATCCATTGCTGTGCCTTCCTGCTTGTCGACGTCCCTCTGGCTCAACCCTAGCGCTGCAACGCTGCCTCGACGCTATCTTTTGAGGGGGCATCGTTGTTGCGTTTCGCGATCCACGAGGTGATTAGCTGCACCGCTTGATCAACTGGTACCCCATTGACCTGCGATCCATCGAGGAATCGGAAACTTACAGCGTCAGCTTCAACGTCGCGGGCTCCGGCCAACAACATAAACGGCACCTTGCCCGTGGTGTGATTGCGAATCTTCTTTTGCATGCGATCGTCCGAGGTATCCACGGTGGCGCGCACGCCTTGAGCACGCAACTGCTGCGTCACCTTCTCCAAATGATCACTGAAGGAATCAGCCACAGGAATGCCCATTACTTGCTGTGGCGCCAACCATGCCGGGAATGCACCAGCGTAGTGCTCAAGCAGCACACCGAAGAAACGCTCGATGGAACCAAATAGTGCGCGGTGAACCATGATGGGTCGCTGCTTCGTTCCATCAGGGGCGGTGTACTCGAGGTTGAATCGCTCCGGCAGGTTGAAGTCGAGCTGCACCGTGGACATCTGCCAGGTACGACCGATGGCATCGCGCGCCTGCACGGAAATCTTTGGCCCATAGAACGCCGCACCGCCGGGATCCGGCACCAGATCCAATCCGGAAGCGTCGGCAACGCGCTGCAGG from Corynebacterium gerontici includes these protein-coding regions:
- the yajC gene encoding preprotein translocase subunit YajC, whose product is MNTLLFIALLLVLVLPTLLMQRRQRQAMAKIQRVQDELVIGDHIITNAGLHAVVRGIEENTVDLEVSPGQTVVWEKSAVLRNVSEEQRITEAASQEQAE
- the ruvB gene encoding Holliday junction branch migration DNA helicase RuvB, which gives rise to MANIEKTEFNIQQPASQERDAVEPTQREGERDAERALRPRSIEEFIGQPKVRNQLNLVLGGAKQRGVTPDHVLLSGPPGLGKTTMAMIIAYELGTSLRMTSGPALERAGDLAAMLSNLMEGDVLFIDEIHRMARPAEEMLYMAMEDFRVDVIVGKGPGATSIPLELAPFTLVGATTRSGMLTGPLRDRFGFTAQMEFYSTEDLTKVVLRAAKILGVTIAHDAAMEIASRSRGTPRIANRLLRRVRDFAEVHADGSIDLGAAKAALLVFDVDEKGLDRLDRAVLDALIRGHGGGPVGVSTLAIAVGEEPSTVEEVCEPYLVRAGMVARTGRGRVATAAAWHHLGLQPPEGALGMLEF
- the ruvA gene encoding Holliday junction branch migration protein RuvA, coding for MIAFLRGTVADIALDRAVIECAGVGYEVLCSPRTLGSLRRGEEATIITAQVIREDSHTLYGFPDQEAKSMFALLQTVSGLGPRLALAAQAVYDSSELAQAIRQGDAKKLQKIPGVGKRVAERMIVDLKDKVPELGHVEVASAPAPSATNPAVEEPVLEALLGLGFSEKVAAPVLAAVLSESPELDASKALHATLNALGNR
- the ruvC gene encoding crossover junction endodeoxyribonuclease RuvC, yielding MPAGLRVMGIDPGLTRCGLSVVDAGQGRQVIPVAVGVVRTPVGAALTQRLLELSQAVNDWMDEYQPEVVALERIFERGNVSTVMHTAHGVGVLMLAAAQRGIEVHMYTPSEVKKAVTGNGRADKKQMTAMITRILGLSEAPKPADAADALALGVCHCWRASTLGYEQRLRSNTLK
- a CDS encoding YebC/PmpR family DNA-binding transcriptional regulator — translated: MSGHSKWATTKHKKAANDAKRGKEFAKLIKNIEVAARTGGGDPAANPTLDDMIKKAKKASVPNDNIERARKRGSGEEAGGADWQTIFYEGYGPNGVAVMIECLTDNRNRAASEVRTRMTKNGGNMAENGAVSYLFTRRGVVLVEKGDQSEDDVLMAVLDAGAEEVNEVGEKFEILSAPGDMVAVKQALADGGIEVDEADQDFRASVEVELNANDARKIFRLIDALEESDDVQNVYTNISLSDEVLAELEAE
- a CDS encoding acyl-CoA thioesterase encodes the protein MSVIFDVLDLETIDRDIFRGQVVPSKFKRTFGGQVAAQALVAATKTINDKAVHSLHGYFVAPGDAAKPTTFLVDRVRDGRSFSSRQVTAIQAGEPIFIMQASFHRQDDQGIEHSDRMRKVPPPEQVRLDVDQIPKSARVMLEEWSDWDIRRVAAEDFQHNPFTASQQVVWLKSKTPLPDDPTFHVCTLAYMSDMTLLHSSLVPHPHHPVQMASLDHAMWFLRPFRADEWLLYDQISPSAHAGRALTHGRIFNQQGDLVAVTTQEGLTRTRAEGKAEIPISGLEAG
- a CDS encoding 6-carboxyhexanoate--CoA ligase: MSLYSVKMRASRRSQHTSGAESMCEDLQQAQDLASSFVQRAITHPHGEPDDIHVHIRAIETPVLRVPSLRVEEVACANPQQARTWMLEALKDVPAAQQTIELLYSVRRMRGAALVEASDARRYEPDAQRGVRASTFGVAASNAGVPDTAPQNDPSKQYHSEALVLASKVASCPHIVAELCISDDPDYTTGYLAMQGTYYRIHNIKAKGSEAGGRVFIFRGSQAAHARAEEIIQFLEHQAVIVE
- a CDS encoding aminotransferase class I/II-fold pyridoxal phosphate-dependent enzyme, translated to MTERGSLERFARTANAAWRDRDLERQARRFTSTEVHSIIEGRKLWQFATADYAGLGMHPKVIDAAKQALQSYGTSSGGSRLTTGLNLHLEAEAALANYFQSEAAVLFPTGFQTNVSVLQALSTSDMHIISDELNHASIIDGARMSKAHTLVMPHVDYQALDKMLDGLEGQAIVVSDAVFSMTGEAIDLASLRSVCARHDAWLVLDDAHGVASIGGGKGIRGCAAGAYSNEIVVGTASKALGGIGGFVLCSEPVAHLLRNRARSFVFSTANTPASTAAIIAAIEVLESDPRPMAALEANIHAAYEHLPIAAPKIPTAIVPIVVGETQLALQLHQQLLESGFFIPAIRYPTVPEDKAMLRMTLSARHPRDVVISACQTISKLLNSYPRRP
- a CDS encoding glycosyltransferase family 4 protein, coding for MKIGIVCPYSFDEPGGVQAHIIDLAEELIRRGHTVRVLGPCSPNTDVPAFVCKGGRSIPVPYNGSVARIAVGPSLLRRTKQFIRDGDFDVLHIHEPNSPSFSMAALRMARGPIVATYHASTTKSRLLKLLLPVLKGPLEKIRGGIAVSEMARRWQVEMLGGDPVLIPNGVATHTFAQHSSDRSSNTGDRPIEIVFLGRIDESRKGLAVLLKALDGIDRDVHVSVIGAGTPRKHPMVDYLGRVSDEEKAEILGRADIYVAPNLGGESFGIVLVEAMAAGAAVVASDLEAFAAVCDAEAEHPAGALFPTGDPDGLRAVLQHLIDRPKQRKELASRGQERAELYDWDSVADAVLRVYETVADGTKVEA